DNA sequence from the Coffea eugenioides isolate CCC68of chromosome 9, Ceug_1.0, whole genome shotgun sequence genome:
TAGTAAAATAGTTTCCCACTCTTAGCATAGTCTTTAAACTTAGAACAGAAAAGCttttagtttgatttttgttcaTTTATGATTTATGATGAATCTCCTGGGCTCAGCAGTTATCATGCTGTTATGCACCATTAGTGATTTTCTGTATCTAACGTTACTTATTTTATGTCCACTATCAAGTGTGCTTCAGAATTTTTATGTTACTACTGCAGAGCAAATGCACCACAGCCAAAGCTTTTTTGTTGGGATTATCCTTTCTTCCCGAGCAGGCCAATCCAGAGCTGATTGAGAATTTTTATTCCAGTTTAACTTATAAGCTGGAATATTTTTGCTTGTCCACGTGTGGGGATCGGAGTTATGCTAGTCACGGAGTGGATTCTTTTTCTCTTATATTTGTTTGTGTTTATTATTCATCATCTCATTTGCCTGTGTGAATTGTAATTTGTCTTGTTTGGTTTACGACACTTGTAGGTGAATATTGAAGAAAACTAAAGCAACATTGGGTCAAGTGGCAGTTTTTTGAAGACATCTTCCTTACTTTGTAGTTGAGTTGCTGTTAAAGGTGTCCTTCATATGTACACGACTAATTTAAAATCATCTAAATTAGTATGTAATTTGTAGACACTTTTGGTGTGGATTTTTTGGATGATGTACTTTTGCTCAAGTTTGGATGATTGCATTGCTTCTTTTATATTATTGTACTAGCTACGTTACAATCCTTCAAAATTTAGGATCTGAGATGCTTGTGCAGCAGGATGAAATGTGATTTCTGACGTTAGATAATATGCAACAGGAAGTTGAAACACTTTAATTTGGATGCTATACTAACAAGTAGAAAATGTCATAAAGGCCTGATCTAGTTACTCTTCAAAAGTGTCATAATATTGCTATCTACTTATATTAAAAAAGTGTTGTGATATGTTATTGTACTCAAGCATTTCTTGTCATTATAAAGTGTCATAATAGGCATAAATAATGACATTTAATAAtgtcataataatgataaattGGGACACGTAAAACTATCATAAACCTATCGTGACGCGAGAATGGACGACGCTTTCAGTAGAGCGTCATTATAGCCTAAACGTCATGACATAGATTTATAATGACGCTTTTGAATGTCATAAAAGGACACTTTTGTAGTAGTGACTCAAGCACCCTGGCTTTCGCGGCACCTCCTCCTGGTAAATCTCTAGATCCCAGGTTCGAGTCCCTGCACTGCTGGATTCCTCCGCGCACTTACCGTGCTTGGGTGGGGTTGGAGCGCCAAGGCTcgggccgcaggggattagtcgggccccgtaaagattgacccggacacccctgtgtcgacaaaaaaaaaaaaaaaaaaaaaccaccctGGTTTTCGAATACTTCAAGGTGAAAATGAATGCTTAGATGGTTCTTTCTATATTCTGAATTTAGATATAAATGAAAGAAACTGTTGTCCGTTTCTCCTATAAACTTTCATTCAAACTAAGGAAAcgaatttgtttttttttttttaattttttctcttctcttgtTATTTTATCTTTCAAGTATTTTCATCTTGATCCCTTGTCTACAAGGATCCCTACCGTTTTCTTATTTGTCACTGCGAAAATTCCACAGCGACTCTGGAGCTTTGCGATCCTCCAGTTcttgaattttcagttttctctCTAATTGCAAAGTTAATTGGGACCATCAATGCCTTGATAAGTTCAAGTACGATATCTTAGACATAATTTCACCGCCAAAATAATTCCCTCGTTGAATTACATTTGTGGACATGGGGGACAATCAATTTGAAGCCACGCCACCACCGAAAAAGTAAATGTGTAGACCGTAGACCGTAGACCAATGCACGAAGAGGAGCTCTATATTAATCTTTTGCTGCAGAATGTTTTTAGTGCTTTTCCCACTGCTTCTAAGTCAAAAAGGTTGACCCATGGTGAAATTGTAGAAGAAGGATTGCAACGTGACACAAACACAAGCTGACTCATGATGGATCTTTTCCACACAAAAGATAATATCAATGCAATGTTATCAGACGGTTTATAAAAATTTCTATAAGTAGCTTATGATTACGAAAGCATATCTTATCTTCTAGTAGTAATCAAAATCAAactcattcaaaattttttccgaccaaaaaaaaatgcagggTGATTCGTAATCATCTGATACTATATAGGAGTAACTTATAATCAACTGTCATTTCAAGAATTTGTCAAGATGCTAAAAATATGGCtgattttttcttcaattttgtgGTCCACGAGTACAGTGGCTTGGCAAAAGCTCTTAAactattaacacaagaaaaagtTGGAAGAGGATTCCAAATTCTAATTGAAACTAAAGACATGTTTTTCTAGGGAAAAAAAGGTTATTTGGATGGCCTATTTTTGGTCTATTTTAGAAAAACAGAATTTGTTTAAAACACCATCTACGATGACACTCTAAAATATCTACAAGTTTtagaaaaatatcaaaaaaatttaaatagaaTGTCGGTGATAGAGATGGATACCAATAGTGAGTGACAGAGGTTGGTGGGTGGGACGAGGTAACTTTTGAAAAAGTAGAAGATGTTTTGAGTGTATTAGGCAAAcactagcattttttttttataaacaaTTATAGTAAATTGCAGTAAAGTTGTAGATAAATactcaaaaaatgaaatttccgTTCCTAAACATATCAAATTTCGCAACAAATTCCAATTTGTAAAAGACCGTCAGCACGCTACCGAGTATTCAAATACTAATACGAGTACCAAGCAGTCAATTCCTCGTCTTCCTGAACAATATTTTTCGCTCGCATAGAAGTTATTAGAATAACCGCAAGCACACGCCACAAGGCACAGACCAGAAGGAAAGAATCAAAGCTGTAGGCACCAATCAAAATAAGTGTGCATTTATGCACGTAGCTAGCAAGCGTATTTGCATTATGAACAAGAAGGAATTGACCGGTTGCATATGTGTTGATGCCTTGATAGAGTGCCAATATGACGACAAATACAGCACGAAAATAATTCTCACCTTTTAATTATGCGGGCTCAGAGGAAATGTGCATAATGCCTCGTGACACATTCTCCACTATTTTATACATTGTTCTCTTtcttaattggttaatttggcgATCGATTACGGTATGAGATAAGTGACGTAAACATATATAAAAGCAAACAAATATACACTATGCAAACAAATTTGCAACAAAtatacactatccaaacaaattggctaggaacatatatatatatatatatatatataaaagcaACTTTGTGTGGGGAAAAACTTTAAAACAATTATGGAATTCAAAAGTTGACAGTCAATACAGGAGAGAGTTGACTACAAGAACCCTTCTCCAACGGTGTAGACTTTAAAcaccaaattaaaaattttagtttcatgaaaagaaagaaaaataattaattaacaaCGTATTTTATCCTTTTATGCACTATAAATAGGCATCCATATGCCATCATATTGCTCATTGCAGTAGTTAACTAGCAGGAGTACTACTTAGCTTACACAGAAAAGTACTCCCATCTTTTCCAACTAGACATTAAGATATCGACTGAGATGGGAAAAAAAACCATACCCGATTCTTTTATAAGGTGGATGGGCATGGTGGTTTTGGCATTGGTTGTCAGCCCAGGCATAGCCACCAAGAGCGCATTCGACTGTCGAACCCTCCTGGGACTACTTGCTCCATGCCAACCTTTCTTCTTCTCTCACACCCGTTCGCCCAGTCCTGATTGCTGTGTTGGTGCACAGGCGCTGGGCATCATACTTGAGTCGTCGGAACCGAACATGAAATCTTCCTGCTATTGCTTGAAAGGGGCTGGAAGGCTGCACGCTGTCCCTCCTCCGGTAGTTAACCAATTTGTTTCATCCTGCAACATCCATATCAACATGACAATTGATCGCAACTTCAACTGTTCCATGTATGTGTTTGCTTCTTTCCTTTCAACCAAAGTTTTCATTTTTACTTATAGTAATTCATTTGCCCGACTTGAAATTTGGTGTTATGCAGATTCTAAATCACGACACGAATCCGCCAAAGGAAGGAAGAGTCACTCCTCGCCACCATGGTGGAAACATAGCATaagaaaatgtttcttgcaAACTTTTAAGTCTTTTTGTATCGGTGTGGAACTTATTACTGTAGCAATAATGAAGCAGATGTTTCTTTATCATACGTCTTTTTGCTCCTCGTTCATTGTTCAATCTCAATTAATAATTTAAGATGATGTTTCGAAAAGAGTggaaacaaaaccaaaaaaaaaatgacgtATATCGTTTTCTTTCATTATCTTCTTGTATCATGAGCCAAAGTCATAAGTATCACGGTGAAGCCATTGAACCCTACATAGCACACGATGAAGCGTGTTCCcaaagaaaggaaggaaaaagagaaaataaaagagaagaaaattttaTATAGTTCCGAAACCAGTTGCCAATTCAACTTAGTGCGAGGAATTCTTCTCCGACTTGCAGTCACATCTTGTACTATAGCAGCCACAATGTCAATAGCAGAGACAGGTTTCCGCTGAAAGATTGCTTGTTTTCTCACTTTCCATAGCTGATATCATACACTAACCTCCTAACCTGATCAGGAAAACAGTTAGAATTTCAGTGCTTACAAAGCCCCTCTAACTCTGCAGTCCACTGCATATGCCCCTTGTTTATCAGGCAAACCCTCTGCAATTTCTGCCAAACTCTCCTAGATGTGGGACAATCAGAACAGAGATGGTCTATGGTCTCCACTGCTCCATGACAAAGTTCGCATTGATCTGGGATGAGTTGAAGCCCACAATAGCAGAGCATCTCAACTCCAAAGAAACTCAGTAACAAGATTTTgtgtcagaaaaaaaaaaggaaagatgtTTTTAGAAGTCATTAATTATCTTTCAAGTAACACAAGTAATCAACTATATGAAAACCACAGTTCGATACTTCTTTGACTCAACTCTTCTCCTTTTATCAGTAATCTAATCGAATCCAACATAGAAATACTCTTGCCGACTAACGTTTCAGGATATATAGTAAATTGTTGATGGTAAAAATCGTTGCCTTTCTTGCATGGTTGATCGACGGATATAATGGTTTTGGCACCCATAGCATACACAGTTTTCAGCTTAAGAAAAAGCTTTATCCGCCCATTGTAAGTTATCGAGAACAAGCCCTGTGCTAATAATGATTGCAATAAATAGTTGAATGTCTATTGATTCGCATCAAATGGACGGTATATTTGACTCATCATAAGCAGAATTTGACATCTACTTGCGAGTGGTGGACTCATCATAGCCAGGGTGCAGCTTAAATTCTCGACCATTCAAGAGTAGTGGAACTCCATTTTCCGACATCATCTCAATCAACATGGTAACTAACACCTGCATAGGTTGCTCAAAGTATATcagctcttaatttcttgcaaAGGTTTCATTCAATTGCCACTGAGTTGCAAACTAGTGGGTAGGCTTGAACTGTGCTAGTATGTGAACGTGTAATAATCACACGAGAAttatcataaatcactcaacaTCATTTTTCTTACACCATACTACAGCTATATATCATACCAAATGGTCCAGTCTTTGCCCTTAGGTAGATGTAAAActgaatttttttatatttgagTTCTGTCCTAGAAATAGCTTACTTCACTTTCATATATTTGGTCTGTTCTCTTAATTTTGGCATGGTATTGGTCTTCATTCTTACATTATACGTTTGAATGCAGACCGCAATTgccaaaaagccaaaaaaaaaataaaaattccaaGAGTCTAATCTCAGATTGGGATTCGGAAATTGTTACACAGTCCAAACCATAATAT
Encoded proteins:
- the LOC113783651 gene encoding non-specific lipid-transfer protein A-like — encoded protein: MGKKTIPDSFIRWMGMVVLALVVSPGIATKSAFDCRTLLGLLAPCQPFFFSHTRSPSPDCCVGAQALGIILESSEPNMKSSCYCLKGAGRLHAVPPPVVNQFVSSCNIHINMTIDRNFNCSIF